The nucleotide window GGGCCGTGGCCGCGCCCGACTGGATAGCCGATCGGAATCGCCGCCGCGGTGTACCACGGATCGGGAATCGACAGCACCTGGCGCACCTCCGGCTCGCACTCGCAGAGCAGTGTCGTGAGCACGCAGCCGAGACCCTCGACGCGGCACGCGATCAGCAGGTTCTCGACTGCGGTGTACACCGATCCGCCGCCCACGACGGAAACCCGATCCTGTTTCGCATCGGTGATCGCCATGTTCTTCGGATTGAAGCAGAAGATCGCGATCACCGGCGCCTGGTGAAAATGCTCGCCAAGGTAGTCGCCCGCTTTGAGCGTGCGTTCGGCGCGCGCCCGCGCCTCGGCTGACGCGGTCGCAGGAATCGCGGCGCGGTAAATTTTCGAGTAGTTGATCCATCGCTCGTTGTAGAGACGCCCGATCGGTCCCTTGAGCGCCTGATCCTTCACCGCCACGATTCTCCACGGCTGCACGTTGCCTCCGGTCGGCGCAAAGGTGGCCGCTTCGAGCACGCGATGCAGCACCGCGTCGGGAATTGGATCGGGCCGCAAGCGCCGCACCGCGCGCAACGTGCTCATCGCTTCGTAAGCTCCCATCTCAGCCATGATGCCTGCCTCCTGTGGTCACGCGCGCCGCATCGAAAATCAAGATAGGCGCGCGCGCGCCGACGATAGATCAACCCGCGCCGAGATGCGATTGCCACATGCCGAGCGCCGCGAGCGCAAACAATCCCGCGTCCATCAGTCCGTGCGCGAGGATCGCGGCCTCGAGTCCGCGCTTGATATACAGACGCCCGAACACCACGCCCTCCCACGTTTGCGGCATCATCAGGCCACCGATCAGCAACCCGAGTTTGTTGTGAAGCAACGGTCCGGCGACGGGCACCAGATGGATCATGCCGAATGCGTACGCCTGCAAAATCGTCGCAATCCAGAGCGCGGCTTTGCCCGGGCGCTCGGCGC belongs to Candidatus Binatus sp. and includes:
- a CDS encoding nitroreductase family protein, whose translation is MAEMGAYEAMSTLRAVRRLRPDPIPDAVLHRVLEAATFAPTGGNVQPWRIVAVKDQALKGPIGRLYNERWINYSKIYRAAIPATASAEARARAERTLKAGDYLGEHFHQAPVIAIFCFNPKNMAITDAKQDRVSVVGGGSVYTAVENLLIACRVEGLGCVLTTLLCECEPEVRQVLSIPDPWYTAAAIPIGYPVGRGHGPLIRKPVEQLAYLDSWGNPI